One Nodosilinea sp. FACHB-141 DNA segment encodes these proteins:
- a CDS encoding NfeD family protein, producing MSILNTPVKAVLDDKFYPGVGVIHSVVQPDSKWVVRVNGVYWTARAALSGYSFQAGDAIRPIDRQGNTLLIEPV from the coding sequence ATGTCTATTTTGAATACACCAGTAAAAGCCGTGCTTGACGACAAATTTTACCCTGGCGTTGGAGTGATTCACTCTGTGGTGCAGCCAGATTCGAAGTGGGTCGTGCGCGTCAACGGCGTGTATTGGACGGCTCGTGCTGCCTTGTCAGGCTACAGCTTTCAGGCTGGCGATGCAATTCGCCCGATCGATCGCCAGGGCAACACCCTGCTGATTGAGCCCGTTTAA
- a CDS encoding SpoIID/LytB domain-containing protein yields MRDLWKAQLPKLRPVRLKSARLKPLHAKPLPSSLAMGNKSRRIKIFGGLVFAGLLLVQVSAAPFGGRDTKAGNLSPVLWETTGMVRQSIVDLYRARRLLVQATLPASDTAASTAAKAPAPAAKAPAAPASPAAKAPVPAANPTANSGPTRSLPQPSAPPAPSNAGAAFDPGKTIDTNLEMRVAVAKNASSLEVATSVDGYLMDINGQNHCNLPAQSSLVLKPQGSGMAVGDCTLGNTAWLEPGEGGYVFVGDSWYKGRVLMITDGSGLMAVNFVLMHDYLSSVVGSEMYVGWPAEALKAQAVAARSYALVHHVRHAQRAYDLDNTQRYQAYKGIAKETNTTQAAVADTTGEFISYNGGIVESLYAASDAIVQAAHGGNGMSQTGAMELASKGYNYTQILGNYYPGTSLSRLVVE; encoded by the coding sequence ATGAGAGATCTCTGGAAAGCTCAGCTGCCAAAGCTGAGACCGGTGCGACTCAAATCTGCTCGGCTCAAACCGCTGCATGCCAAGCCGTTGCCATCATCTTTGGCAATGGGTAACAAGAGCCGTCGAATCAAGATTTTCGGTGGGTTAGTTTTTGCTGGCCTACTGCTGGTGCAGGTATCGGCGGCTCCCTTTGGGGGGCGAGATACCAAAGCCGGCAACCTCAGCCCGGTCCTGTGGGAGACCACGGGCATGGTGCGTCAGTCCATTGTCGATCTCTATCGGGCGCGGCGATTGCTGGTGCAGGCCACGCTTCCTGCCAGCGACACGGCAGCTAGTACCGCAGCCAAGGCTCCTGCCCCGGCCGCTAAGGCTCCTGCAGCCCCCGCTAGCCCAGCCGCCAAGGCTCCAGTTCCAGCCGCCAATCCGACGGCTAACTCTGGCCCAACGCGATCGCTGCCCCAACCATCGGCACCACCAGCCCCTAGCAACGCTGGTGCCGCTTTTGACCCCGGCAAAACCATTGACACCAACCTAGAAATGCGGGTGGCAGTCGCCAAAAACGCCTCCAGCCTAGAGGTGGCTACCTCTGTAGACGGCTACCTGATGGATATCAATGGCCAAAACCACTGCAACCTGCCGGCCCAGAGTAGCTTAGTGCTCAAACCCCAGGGGTCTGGCATGGCTGTTGGCGACTGCACCCTCGGCAACACCGCCTGGCTAGAGCCCGGCGAAGGCGGCTATGTCTTTGTAGGCGACAGCTGGTATAAGGGCCGCGTGCTGATGATCACCGACGGCTCGGGTCTGATGGCCGTCAACTTTGTGCTGATGCACGACTACCTCAGCAGCGTTGTCGGCAGCGAAATGTACGTGGGCTGGCCAGCCGAAGCGCTCAAGGCCCAGGCAGTAGCCGCTCGCTCCTACGCGCTGGTGCACCACGTGCGCCACGCCCAGCGTGCCTACGACCTCGACAATACCCAGCGCTACCAAGCCTACAAGGGTATTGCTAAAGAGACCAACACGACCCAGGCGGCGGTGGCTGACACTACGGGTGAGTTCATTAGCTATAACGGCGGCATTGTCGAATCGCTCTATGCGGCATCGGATGCGATCGTGCAAGCCGCTCACGGCGGTAACGGCATGAGCCAAACCGGCGCTATGGAGTTGGCCTCTAAGGGCTATAACTACACTCAAATTTTGGGCAACTACTACCCCGGCACCAGCCTCTCCCGCTTAGTAGTCGAGTAA
- a CDS encoding nuclear transport factor 2 family protein — MAGDRELVLAANQAFYRSFEKKDIEAMETVWSKGMGCLCIHPGRDALKGWVDIREAWARIFENTSYLEIDTDILTIEISGDLAYVVLIENVLQISGGEAGSDRFGNRRLEARSMATNGFERMAGQWYMIHHHGSPVVD; from the coding sequence ATGGCTGGCGATCGCGAACTGGTCTTGGCCGCAAACCAGGCTTTCTACCGCTCCTTCGAGAAAAAGGACATCGAAGCCATGGAGACGGTTTGGTCGAAGGGCATGGGCTGTCTCTGCATTCACCCCGGGCGCGATGCCCTCAAAGGCTGGGTCGATATCCGCGAGGCCTGGGCACGCATCTTTGAAAACACCAGCTACCTCGAAATCGACACCGACATTCTCACCATTGAGATCAGCGGCGACCTGGCCTACGTAGTCCTGATTGAGAACGTGCTGCAAATTAGCGGCGGCGAAGCCGGGAGCGATCGCTTCGGCAATCGCCGCCTAGAAGCTAGGTCAATGGCGACCAATGGGTTTGAACGCATGGCCGGCCAGTGGTACATGATCCACCACCACGGCAGTCCGGTAGTCGACTGA
- a CDS encoding ABC transporter ATP-binding protein translates to MLKLANLCKRYGSKPVLQNLSLSLQPGEIYGLLGPNGAGKTTTINIICGLLKADSGTVTIGDRPAGEATKAWVGVMPQSNLLYGSLTCSDNLFFFGRLYGLSRQDCQRRVDVCLESVQLLDKKHVPVERLSGGMQRRLSMAAAILHRPKLVILDEPTTGLDIEARQELWQLIRQFKSMGVTVLLTSHLLDEVERLCQRIGILRLGELLAEGTLEELRSRIPAQEIVTVETKDPQGAVARARQLGYPHRTYGGDLAFWVPDQLELKDLLDRFDGISLDSIARSPVKLEHVYLEVTRQPEGVGGEG, encoded by the coding sequence ATGCTAAAACTCGCCAATCTCTGTAAGCGCTACGGTTCTAAGCCAGTTTTGCAAAATCTCAGCCTGAGCCTACAGCCGGGGGAAATTTACGGTCTGCTCGGCCCCAACGGGGCCGGAAAAACCACTACCATCAACATCATCTGCGGCTTGCTCAAGGCCGATAGCGGCACGGTCACCATCGGCGATCGCCCCGCCGGAGAGGCCACCAAAGCCTGGGTAGGGGTAATGCCCCAGAGCAACTTGCTCTACGGCAGCCTCACCTGTAGCGACAACCTATTTTTCTTTGGCCGCCTCTACGGTCTCTCTCGCCAGGACTGCCAGCGGCGGGTGGATGTCTGCCTGGAGTCGGTGCAGCTTTTAGATAAAAAACACGTGCCCGTCGAGCGGCTCAGCGGCGGTATGCAGCGGCGGTTGAGCATGGCAGCGGCGATTCTGCACCGCCCCAAGCTAGTGATTCTCGACGAGCCCACCACTGGGCTAGATATTGAGGCTCGCCAAGAACTGTGGCAGCTGATTCGCCAGTTCAAATCAATGGGGGTGACGGTGCTGCTCACCTCCCACCTGCTCGATGAGGTCGAGCGCCTGTGCCAGCGGATCGGCATTTTGCGCCTGGGCGAGCTGCTGGCGGAGGGCACTCTGGAGGAACTGCGATCGCGCATTCCTGCCCAGGAGATTGTCACGGTGGAAACGAAGGATCCGCAGGGGGCGGTCGCCCGGGCTCGGCAGCTTGGCTACCCCCATCGCACCTACGGCGGCGACCTAGCCTTTTGGGTGCCTGACCAGCTTGAACTTAAGGATCTGCTCGATCGCTTCGACGGCATTTCCCTCGACTCGATCGCCCGTAGCCCGGTGAAACTGGAGCATGTTTATTTGGAAGTGACTCGGCAGCCTGAGGGAGTAGGGGGTGAGGGGTAA
- a CDS encoding lipid-A-disaccharide synthase, with product MTTPAATPGDILILSNGPGEISTWVRPVVKALRSHHPDSSQVRISVVLSPCANASGREAEMARCLPGVDRVQGPEHFFSFLLSGKTAENWDWRPHGVVLFLGGDQIYPVVFGKRLGYRTVIYAEWDARWHRWIDRFGCMTANIIEAAPDEFRSKCEVIGDLMADVQGDGDEQQVRDALHLKPDYDLVGFMPGSKKNKLSVGLPFALGTAEAIRRLRPQTQFVIPVAPMLSLEALAQFADAASNPDIRLVEGATTAELVEPDAALPRLRTPSGLEVLLWQSTPAYDVMGQMRFCLTTVGANTAELGSLGIPMMVLLPTQKLEAMKAWDGIPGLLANLPLLGDGFAKLINRLVLRQIYKEGRLFAWPNIWAKREVVPERIGPLNPQTVAAEVVEYLKDPDALMAMRQELRSVRGAAGASTKLATMVLEELRSSHSSDASD from the coding sequence ATGACCACCCCAGCTGCCACCCCCGGCGATATTTTGATTCTCTCCAACGGGCCGGGAGAGATTTCGACTTGGGTGCGCCCGGTGGTAAAGGCGCTGCGATCGCACCACCCCGACTCCAGCCAGGTTCGCATCTCTGTAGTGCTGTCGCCCTGTGCCAACGCCTCGGGGCGTGAGGCCGAGATGGCCCGCTGTCTGCCGGGGGTCGATCGCGTCCAGGGGCCAGAGCATTTCTTCTCCTTTTTGCTGTCCGGCAAAACGGCGGAGAACTGGGACTGGCGACCCCACGGCGTGGTGCTGTTTTTGGGGGGTGACCAGATCTATCCGGTCGTGTTTGGCAAGCGCTTGGGCTATCGCACCGTCATCTATGCTGAGTGGGATGCCCGCTGGCACCGCTGGATCGATCGCTTTGGCTGCATGACGGCCAACATTATCGAAGCGGCCCCCGATGAGTTTCGCAGCAAGTGTGAGGTGATTGGCGACCTGATGGCCGACGTGCAGGGCGATGGAGACGAGCAGCAGGTGCGCGATGCTCTTCACCTCAAACCCGACTACGACCTGGTTGGCTTCATGCCCGGCTCAAAAAAGAACAAGCTCAGCGTGGGGTTGCCCTTCGCCCTGGGCACCGCCGAGGCCATCCGTCGCCTGCGGCCCCAGACCCAGTTTGTGATTCCGGTGGCGCCGATGCTGTCGCTAGAGGCGCTAGCCCAATTTGCCGACGCGGCCAGCAACCCAGACATTCGCCTGGTTGAGGGGGCCACAACGGCCGAACTGGTAGAACCAGATGCGGCCCTACCCCGATTGCGAACCCCCAGTGGGCTAGAGGTACTACTGTGGCAGAGCACCCCTGCCTACGACGTGATGGGGCAGATGCGGTTTTGCCTGACCACCGTGGGGGCCAACACCGCAGAATTGGGATCCCTCGGCATTCCAATGATGGTGCTGCTGCCCACCCAAAAGCTAGAGGCGATGAAAGCCTGGGACGGCATTCCGGGCCTGCTGGCCAACCTGCCTCTACTAGGAGATGGTTTCGCCAAACTGATTAACCGGCTGGTGTTGCGGCAAATATATAAGGAGGGGCGGCTATTTGCCTGGCCCAACATTTGGGCGAAACGCGAGGTGGTGCCCGAGCGCATTGGCCCGCTCAACCCTCAAACTGTGGCCGCAGAGGTGGTGGAGTATTTGAAGGATCCAGATGCGCTGATGGCGATGCGCCAGGAGCTGCGATCGGTGCGGGGCGCAGCGGGAGCCTCGACCAAGCTAGCGACGATGGTCCTTGAAGAACTCAGGTCGAGTCACTCAAGCGACGCAAGCGATTAG
- a CDS encoding SDR family oxidoreductase, translating into MLFHGKTALITGASRGIGRAIAHSLARQGMQRILLVARSAQRLEEVAAEVRQLGAEAVILPVDLTDPIAANVVIARAWQHHGPVHLLVNCAGVAHQAPFLQAKLPQVQSEISTNLIGLYTVTRLIARRMATRREGCIVNVSSLMGKVAAPTMATYSATKFAIVGFTQALRGELAPHRVRVVALLPSLTDTDMVKGFERFRGVQPSTPEQVAEALVQGLKQGQSEILVGWQSHAVIWVQRLVPWLVDSMVQILAPAKPVQRQQRPVRST; encoded by the coding sequence ATGCTTTTTCACGGTAAAACCGCCTTGATTACTGGCGCTTCTCGTGGCATTGGCCGTGCCATCGCCCACTCTCTAGCGCGCCAGGGCATGCAGCGCATTTTGCTCGTTGCCCGTAGCGCCCAACGATTGGAGGAGGTTGCTGCAGAGGTGCGGCAGCTGGGGGCAGAGGCCGTTATTCTGCCCGTAGATTTGACCGATCCGATCGCCGCCAACGTGGTGATTGCCCGCGCCTGGCAGCACCACGGCCCGGTGCATTTGTTGGTGAACTGTGCTGGGGTGGCCCACCAAGCCCCCTTTTTGCAGGCCAAACTGCCTCAGGTACAGTCTGAGATTTCGACCAATTTGATTGGGCTGTACACGGTTACCCGCCTAATCGCTCGCCGAATGGCGACTCGCCGGGAGGGCTGCATTGTCAACGTGTCGAGCCTAATGGGTAAGGTGGCGGCTCCAACTATGGCTACCTACTCAGCGACCAAGTTTGCGATCGTGGGCTTTACCCAAGCGCTGCGAGGTGAACTGGCTCCCCACCGGGTTCGTGTGGTTGCCCTGCTGCCCTCGCTGACCGACACCGACATGGTGAAAGGGTTTGAGCGATTTCGCGGAGTGCAGCCCTCAACCCCAGAGCAAGTGGCTGAGGCGCTGGTGCAGGGGCTAAAGCAAGGCCAGTCTGAGATTTTGGTGGGTTGGCAAAGCCACGCCGTGATCTGGGTGCAGCGATTGGTGCCCTGGCTGGTCGATTCTATGGTGCAAATTTTAGCCCCGGCCAAACCGGTGCAACGTCAACAGCGCCCCGTTCGTTCTACTTGA
- a CDS encoding Fur family transcriptional regulator codes for MDESAVLKKPITCLDDAIERCQALGMRLSRQRRYILELLWQHQGHLSAREIYDRLNQQGREIGHTSVYQNLDALSEQGIIECVERADGRLYGHLSDSHSHVNCLDTNEIIDIDVTLPADLIQQIEARTGVTITDYRIDFFGTTATAK; via the coding sequence ATGGATGAGTCAGCTGTCCTGAAAAAGCCCATCACCTGTCTGGATGATGCCATTGAGCGCTGCCAGGCCCTTGGCATGCGGCTAAGTCGGCAGCGACGCTACATCTTAGAACTCCTGTGGCAGCACCAGGGCCACCTCTCCGCCCGCGAAATCTACGATCGCCTCAATCAGCAGGGCCGCGAGATCGGCCATACCTCTGTCTACCAAAATCTCGACGCCCTCTCCGAGCAGGGCATTATCGAGTGTGTTGAGCGCGCCGATGGTCGGCTCTACGGTCACCTGAGTGACTCCCACAGCCACGTCAACTGCCTTGACACCAACGAAATCATCGACATTGACGTCACCCTGCCCGCCGACCTGATTCAGCAGATCGAAGCCCGCACTGGGGTCACGATCACCGACTACCGTATTGACTTCTTTGGCACCACTGCTACTGCCAAGTAG
- a CDS encoding cation:proton antiporter, with the protein MSPTEIVIHVLVAILVVIGLSRLVGYGFNQIKQPLVIGEIVAGIMLGPSLLGWLAPTWQATLFPAEIMPSLNVLSQVGLIFFMFLIGLELNPKYLKGNLDVAILISHVSILAPFSMGSILALLLYPLVSNGAVSFTAFALFLGAAMAITAFPVLARIITENNLQKSRLGTLALTCAAVDDVTAWCVLALAITVTRTNSMVGALPTVVFSLIYIGLMVTVGQRFFRNLGKFYERTGKLSQLLVAGIYMAVIASALITETIGIHFIFGAFLLGAVMPKNVGLTRELAEKTEDFVLIFLLPVFFAYSGLKTQVGLLNSPGKWLLCLAVIGVAIVGKYVGTYVAARFSGIDHRESSALGWLMNTRGLTELIVLNIGLELGVVTPLLFTMLVIMALVTTFMTSPLLELIYPKRLMRLDALETDVEADAEDGGQETSPYRVLVPVANPKSQKGLLRLAVQLAGNQPSARVDLLNLVEMQEDFAFSTTPTEIDRLIEQRQQSLNQLIESLGVAASKQTIFPIVRVTNDVARETSDIAQLEHTNLIVMGWHRPVFDQNRLGGRVGQVLGAVPKDVAVFVGRNLTSIDTVLVPYMASPHNDLALELGLRLVANIPTCRLKILQLMIDDYSEHTLSNEFSTVIARMNEVMGDRIETLVQSTREPIPAIVEASRSADLTIAGASREWGVERQTLGRYADALSNHCHSSLLITRKYRQVASPHLASVLNTSANASPS; encoded by the coding sequence ATGAGTCCAACGGAAATTGTTATTCACGTTTTAGTCGCCATCTTGGTCGTTATTGGCCTTTCCCGACTGGTAGGGTACGGGTTTAATCAAATTAAACAACCTCTGGTCATTGGCGAAATTGTCGCGGGCATCATGTTAGGCCCCTCGCTCTTGGGTTGGTTAGCGCCTACGTGGCAGGCAACGCTGTTTCCGGCGGAAATCATGCCTTCGCTCAACGTGCTGTCGCAGGTGGGGCTGATCTTCTTTATGTTCTTGATTGGGCTTGAGCTCAACCCCAAGTATCTAAAAGGGAATCTTGATGTTGCTATCTTGATCTCCCACGTCAGTATTTTGGCGCCGTTCTCCATGGGGAGTATTTTGGCGCTTTTGCTTTACCCACTGGTTTCTAATGGGGCCGTTTCATTTACAGCGTTTGCCCTATTTTTAGGCGCTGCGATGGCCATTACGGCATTTCCGGTGCTAGCCCGCATCATCACCGAAAATAATCTGCAAAAAAGTCGTTTGGGCACCCTGGCATTAACCTGTGCCGCAGTGGATGATGTGACCGCCTGGTGTGTTTTAGCTTTGGCGATCACGGTAACTCGCACCAACAGTATGGTAGGCGCTCTACCAACCGTCGTTTTCTCCTTAATTTATATCGGGTTGATGGTGACGGTAGGCCAGCGGTTTTTCCGCAACCTGGGTAAATTTTACGAGCGCACCGGCAAACTATCGCAGTTGCTCGTTGCCGGAATTTATATGGCGGTGATAGCATCGGCCTTAATCACAGAAACCATCGGCATTCACTTTATTTTTGGCGCGTTTTTGCTCGGGGCCGTGATGCCCAAAAATGTCGGTCTCACCCGAGAATTAGCCGAAAAAACTGAAGACTTTGTCCTAATTTTTCTGTTACCAGTATTTTTTGCTTACAGCGGGTTAAAAACTCAGGTGGGCTTGCTCAATAGCCCTGGAAAGTGGCTACTGTGTTTGGCCGTGATCGGCGTGGCTATTGTAGGTAAATACGTCGGCACCTATGTAGCAGCCCGATTCTCTGGAATTGATCACCGAGAATCGTCTGCCTTGGGTTGGTTAATGAATACCCGAGGATTAACTGAGCTAATTGTGCTCAACATTGGGCTAGAGCTGGGGGTTGTCACTCCTTTATTGTTCACGATGCTGGTCATCATGGCTCTGGTAACAACATTCATGACCTCTCCCTTGCTAGAGCTGATATATCCTAAGCGGCTAATGCGCCTGGATGCTCTAGAGACGGATGTAGAGGCTGATGCCGAAGACGGTGGGCAGGAGACTTCGCCCTACCGGGTTTTGGTGCCCGTTGCCAACCCTAAAAGCCAGAAGGGGTTGCTCAGATTGGCCGTGCAGCTTGCTGGGAACCAACCATCTGCGAGGGTTGATCTTTTAAACCTAGTTGAGATGCAGGAAGATTTTGCTTTCTCAACTACTCCTACCGAAATCGATCGCCTAATTGAGCAACGACAGCAATCGCTCAATCAGTTAATTGAATCCTTAGGTGTTGCTGCATCGAAGCAAACCATTTTTCCGATTGTTCGAGTTACTAACGATGTAGCGCGCGAAACCTCAGACATCGCTCAGTTAGAGCACACCAATTTAATTGTGATGGGTTGGCACCGCCCCGTATTTGACCAAAACCGGTTGGGTGGTCGGGTAGGGCAAGTGTTAGGTGCAGTACCCAAAGATGTGGCTGTTTTTGTCGGGCGAAATCTGACGTCTATCGACACCGTTTTGGTCCCTTACATGGCCAGTCCGCACAATGACTTAGCGTTAGAGCTGGGGCTACGGTTGGTGGCTAATATACCGACATGTCGCCTAAAAATCTTGCAGCTTATGATTGACGACTATAGCGAACACACATTGAGCAATGAGTTTAGTACGGTGATAGCTCGGATGAACGAGGTGATGGGCGATCGCATCGAAACGCTTGTGCAATCTACTCGTGAACCAATCCCAGCCATTGTGGAAGCCTCTCGCAGCGCTGATCTAACTATCGCTGGAGCCAGCCGTGAGTGGGGAGTAGAGCGTCAAACCTTAGGGCGCTACGCCGATGCTTTGTCTAACCACTGCCACTCGTCACTGCTCATCACCCGCAAATATCGTCAGGTGGCCTCTCCCCATTTGGCCTCTGTTTTAAATACTTCGGCAAACGCGAGTCCTAGTTAG